In one window of Janthinobacterium sp. 1_2014MBL_MicDiv DNA:
- a CDS encoding hybrid sensor histidine kinase/response regulator, giving the protein MAKHERKQDLLPPSALPSLSDEHLSNLLEGITDGFCLLDRDWTIRYINTRGADMLAPQRPLGASLAGSSLWHACPGLPGTEVETQYRHAMAQQHGGSFELFYPPLGRWLEMRIFPSSEGLTAYIQDISQRKAAEESLRQSEENLRVLANSIPQLAWIASFDGTLSWYNQRWHDYTGTSAEQMAGDGWSIAYDAQYLPQMLLGWKAALRDGTPFEMEFPIRGRDGQYRWFLTRANPVHDRGGQLLRWFGTSTDVDQVKRAQEALRDETRVLELLNNTGAALAGTLDLPALLQETVDAATHISGARFGAFYYHGDEHAIHRHHAARGAQTPALPAARAVSGISLAQADAIAAELRLGPATRQNDLQTAPDGNGDGAPPLRSCLSLPVSSRSGQLLGRLLLGHPQPGMFSARSERIVSAIAAQAAVALDNTRLYAAATRAAEERKALLDSEREARAEAERTNQLKDDFLATLSHELRTPLSAILGWAQVLRRGTRDQADLHRGLQSIERNARAQAQLIEDLLDMSRITSDKVLLDLQTLVPANIIASAVETLRPAADAKHIAIHSDIASDAGTITADPSRMQQVIWNLLSNALKFTPQGGQVDIGVRRDGARLAITVADNGIGIKKEFLPHVFDRFRQADASTTRKHGGLGLGLAIVKHLVELHGGTATASSAGDMQGASFTVRLPVNPPAAAVRRPDGGAPALRDLRGVTVLLVDDEDDARELTERILRDSHADVHSADSAAQALQLLASVQPHVLVSDIGMPGVDGFDLLAQLRACVPADALPALALTAFARPQDRQQAHDSGFQAYISKPLDPLELLAAVAQLAASRLADAQS; this is encoded by the coding sequence ATGGCCAAGCATGAACGCAAGCAAGATCTGCTACCGCCATCGGCGCTGCCGAGCCTATCGGACGAGCACCTGAGCAACTTGCTTGAAGGCATCACCGACGGTTTTTGCCTGCTCGACCGCGACTGGACCATCCGCTACATCAACACGCGCGGCGCCGACATGCTGGCGCCACAGCGGCCGCTGGGCGCCAGCCTGGCCGGCAGCAGCCTGTGGCATGCCTGTCCCGGGCTGCCGGGCACGGAAGTGGAAACGCAGTACCGGCACGCCATGGCGCAGCAGCACGGCGGCAGCTTCGAACTGTTTTACCCGCCGCTGGGGCGCTGGCTGGAAATGCGCATCTTCCCCTCCAGTGAAGGACTGACCGCGTATATCCAGGATATCAGCCAGCGCAAGGCGGCCGAGGAAAGCCTGCGCCAGAGCGAGGAAAACTTGCGCGTGCTGGCCAACTCCATACCGCAGCTGGCATGGATCGCCAGCTTCGATGGCACGCTTTCCTGGTACAACCAGCGCTGGCACGACTATACGGGCACCAGCGCCGAACAGATGGCGGGCGACGGCTGGAGCATCGCCTATGACGCGCAGTACCTGCCGCAAATGCTGCTGGGCTGGAAGGCCGCCCTGCGCGACGGCACGCCGTTCGAGATGGAATTCCCCATCCGCGGCCGCGACGGCCAGTACCGCTGGTTCCTGACGCGCGCCAATCCCGTGCACGACCGCGGCGGCCAGCTGCTGCGCTGGTTTGGCACGAGTACCGACGTCGACCAGGTCAAGCGGGCGCAGGAAGCGTTGCGCGACGAGACGCGCGTGCTGGAATTGCTCAATAACACGGGCGCAGCGCTGGCCGGCACGCTCGACCTGCCCGCCCTGCTGCAGGAAACCGTCGATGCGGCCACGCACATCAGCGGCGCGCGCTTCGGCGCCTTTTATTACCATGGCGACGAGCACGCCATACACCGCCACCACGCGGCGCGCGGCGCCCAGACGCCAGCCTTGCCGGCGGCGCGCGCCGTGAGCGGCATCAGCCTGGCCCAGGCCGACGCCATCGCCGCCGAACTGCGCCTGGGGCCGGCAACGCGCCAGAATGACTTGCAGACGGCGCCGGACGGCAACGGTGACGGCGCGCCACCGCTGCGCAGCTGCCTGAGCCTGCCCGTCAGCTCGCGCTCGGGCCAGCTGCTGGGGCGCTTGCTGCTGGGCCACCCGCAGCCAGGCATGTTCAGCGCCCGCAGCGAACGCATCGTCTCGGCCATCGCGGCCCAGGCCGCCGTCGCGCTCGACAACACGCGCCTGTATGCGGCCGCCACGCGCGCCGCCGAGGAACGCAAGGCACTGCTCGACAGCGAACGCGAGGCGCGCGCCGAGGCCGAGCGCACGAATCAGCTGAAAGACGATTTCCTGGCCACCCTGTCGCACGAACTGCGCACGCCCCTGTCGGCCATCCTCGGCTGGGCCCAGGTGCTGCGGCGCGGCACGCGCGACCAGGCCGACCTGCACCGCGGCTTGCAAAGCATCGAACGCAATGCGCGCGCGCAGGCGCAACTGATCGAAGACTTGCTCGACATGAGCCGCATCACTTCCGACAAGGTATTGCTCGACCTGCAAACCCTCGTGCCCGCCAACATCATCGCCTCGGCCGTCGAAACCCTGCGCCCGGCAGCGGACGCCAAGCACATCGCCATCCACAGCGACATCGCCAGCGATGCCGGCACCATCACGGCCGACCCCAGCCGCATGCAGCAGGTGATCTGGAACCTGCTGTCGAATGCCCTGAAATTCACGCCGCAAGGGGGTCAGGTCGACATCGGCGTGCGCCGCGATGGCGCGCGCCTGGCCATCACGGTGGCCGACAACGGCATCGGCATCAAGAAAGAGTTCCTGCCCCATGTGTTCGACCGCTTCCGCCAGGCCGACGCCTCGACCACGCGCAAGCATGGCGGGCTGGGGCTGGGACTGGCCATCGTCAAGCATCTGGTGGAGCTGCACGGCGGCACGGCCACGGCCAGCAGCGCCGGCGACATGCAGGGCGCCAGCTTCACCGTGCGCCTGCCCGTGAATCCGCCAGCCGCGGCGGTACGCAGGCCCGACGGCGGCGCGCCCGCCTTGCGCGACTTGCGCGGCGTCACGGTGCTGCTGGTCGATGACGAGGACGATGCGCGCGAGCTGACGGAGCGCATCTTGCGCGACAGCCATGCTGACGTACACAGCGCCGACAGCGCCGCACAAGCGCTGCAACTGCTGGCCAGCGTGCAGCCGCATGTGCTGGTCAGCGACATCGGCATGCCAGGCGTCGACGGCTTCGACTTGCTGGCGCAGCTACGCGCCTGCGTGCCCGCGGACGCCCTGCCCGCGCTGGCGCTGACGGCATTTGCGCGGCCGCAAGACCGCCAGCAGGCGCACGACAGCGGCTTCCAGGCCTACATTTCCAAACCGCTGGACCCGCTCGAGCTGCTGGCGGCCGTGGCGCAGCTGGCGGCATCCCGCCTGGCCGACGCCCAGTCCTGA
- a CDS encoding helix-turn-helix domain-containing protein, protein MTPLFEQVTLPAGHSWGLLWRELDTIPFIWHYHPQFELTLTVNARGQRYIGDHLGDFEPGDLVLLGPNLPHTWSASERIDSSRPMLAVVVWFSLEWVERLAASFPELHSLRHLAARAGPALHFSPATSARSAARLLQLNGLPVPQRLPLLLDVLLELAADGEARPLASMAQAPRHADGPQKRMESVLDFMHAHFREDIALDTLARKAALSLGAFHRFFKRHAHCTPGDYLARLRIGRACQQLIESDLAIAVIAQEAGYRNLAHFNRQFRAAKQATPRAFRRQYRRAGKTTA, encoded by the coding sequence ATGACGCCTTTATTCGAACAAGTCACCCTACCGGCCGGCCACTCCTGGGGCTTGCTGTGGCGCGAACTCGACACCATTCCCTTCATCTGGCATTACCACCCGCAGTTCGAGCTGACCCTCACCGTCAATGCCCGGGGACAACGCTACATCGGCGACCACCTGGGCGATTTCGAGCCGGGCGACCTGGTGCTGCTGGGGCCGAACCTGCCGCACACCTGGTCGGCCAGCGAACGCATCGATAGCAGCCGGCCCATGCTGGCCGTCGTCGTGTGGTTTTCGCTCGAGTGGGTGGAGCGGCTGGCGGCCAGCTTTCCCGAGCTGCACAGCCTGCGGCACCTGGCGGCCCGCGCCGGCCCTGCCCTGCATTTTTCACCGGCAACGAGCGCGCGCAGCGCGGCCAGGCTGCTGCAATTGAACGGGCTGCCCGTGCCGCAACGGCTGCCGCTGCTGCTCGACGTGCTGCTGGAACTGGCGGCGGATGGGGAGGCACGGCCGCTGGCGTCGATGGCACAGGCGCCGAGGCATGCCGACGGGCCGCAAAAGCGCATGGAAAGCGTGCTCGATTTCATGCATGCGCATTTCAGGGAAGACATTGCGCTGGACACGCTGGCGCGCAAGGCAGCCTTGTCGCTGGGCGCGTTTCACCGCTTTTTCAAGCGCCACGCGCATTGCACGCCGGGCGACTACCTGGCGCGGCTGCGTATCGGCCGCGCCTGCCAACAGCTGATCGAAAGCGATCTGGCCATCGCCGTCATCGCGCAGGAGGCCGGTTACCGCAACCTCGCGCATTTCAACCGCCAGTTCCGCGCCGCCAAACAGGCCACGCCGCGCGCGTTTCGCCGTCAATACCGGCGCGCGGGCAAAACCACGGCATAA
- a CDS encoding phytanoyl-CoA dioxygenase family protein: MQDQVQYVNPQYGEDRPGNPSVAYTAQTQLRDIKKQLPLRVLSDSDFLHWQTCGYVIVKDAVTPEQVRRTTDFLWEFQGLDQHDPATWNQDQLRDHAMKELNGSGMVEAYHNQTLWDNRQTPRVYDAFVDIWDREDLWVTIDRANLNTPNNGKRKFGGFIHWDADTSLDPLPVNVQGVLALSDTSPASGGFQCYPQLFNHLLAWRKTAPQDRNPWQPDLATVPYPMEFIAMKKGELLIFNSLLAHGIRPNTSTDQVRLAQYISFTPAQQDNHALRDWRVQSWRERSAPQGYAFPGDPEEKESRRYPQAQLSELGEKILGARDWQATFPAADLPVG; the protein is encoded by the coding sequence ATGCAAGACCAGGTTCAGTATGTCAACCCGCAGTACGGCGAAGACCGTCCCGGCAATCCGTCCGTGGCCTACACGGCACAGACCCAATTGCGCGATATCAAGAAACAGCTGCCGCTGCGCGTGCTGTCCGACAGCGATTTCTTGCACTGGCAAACCTGCGGCTACGTCATCGTCAAGGATGCGGTTACTCCCGAACAGGTGCGCCGCACAACCGATTTCCTGTGGGAATTTCAGGGGCTGGACCAGCACGACCCTGCCACCTGGAACCAGGACCAGTTGCGCGACCACGCGATGAAGGAGCTCAACGGTTCCGGCATGGTCGAGGCTTATCACAACCAGACCCTGTGGGATAACCGCCAGACGCCGCGCGTCTACGACGCCTTTGTCGACATCTGGGACCGCGAAGACCTGTGGGTGACCATCGACCGCGCCAACCTGAACACGCCGAACAATGGCAAGCGCAAGTTTGGCGGCTTCATCCACTGGGATGCCGACACCTCGCTCGATCCGCTGCCCGTCAACGTGCAGGGCGTGCTGGCCCTGTCCGATACCTCGCCCGCGAGCGGCGGCTTTCAATGCTATCCGCAACTGTTCAATCATTTGCTGGCATGGCGCAAGACGGCGCCGCAAGACCGCAATCCGTGGCAGCCGGATCTGGCGACGGTGCCGTACCCGATGGAATTCATCGCCATGAAGAAAGGGGAGTTGTTGATCTTTAACAGCCTGCTGGCGCACGGCATCCGCCCGAACACGTCGACGGACCAGGTGCGCCTGGCGCAATACATTTCCTTCACGCCGGCGCAGCAAGATAATCACGCCCTGCGCGACTGGCGCGTGCAAAGCTGGCGCGAACGCAGCGCGCCGCAGGGCTATGCGTTTCCCGGCGACCCCGAGGAAAAGGAAAGCCGGCGCTATCCGCAGGCGCAGTTGAGCGAACTGGGCGAGAAAATCCTCGGCGCGCGCGACTGGCAAGCCACGTTCCCGGCGGCGGACTTGCCTGTCGGATAG
- a CDS encoding alpha-hydroxy acid oxidase: MSIITCIEDLRVLAQKRVPRMFYDYADSGSWTESTYRANNSDFAKIKFRQRVAVNLENRSLASTMVGQYVSMPVALSPTGLTGMQHADGEILAAQAAEKFGVPFTLSTMSICSIEDVAANTTKPFWFQLYVMKDREFINRLIDRAKAAKCGALVLTLDLQVLGQRHKDLRNGLSAPPKLTIPNIINMATKPRWVAGMLGTQRRGFGNIVGHATSVSDMSSLSAWTQQQFDLSLSWADVEWIKQRWGGKLIIKGIMDPEDARLAVESGADALIVSNHGGRQLDGAQSSIEALPAIVDAVGSQIEVHMDGGIRSGQDVIKAVALGAKGVYIGRPFLYGLGAMGGPGVTKCLDIIRNELDLTMAFCGLRDLQQVDKKILLPGTF, translated from the coding sequence ATGAGTATCATCACCTGCATCGAAGACTTGCGCGTGCTGGCCCAGAAACGGGTGCCGCGCATGTTTTACGACTATGCCGATTCCGGCTCCTGGACGGAATCGACATATCGCGCCAACAACAGCGATTTCGCCAAGATCAAATTCCGCCAGCGCGTCGCCGTCAACCTGGAAAACCGCAGCCTGGCCTCGACCATGGTGGGCCAGTACGTGTCGATGCCGGTGGCCCTGTCGCCGACGGGCTTGACGGGCATGCAGCATGCGGATGGCGAAATCCTCGCGGCCCAGGCCGCTGAAAAATTCGGCGTGCCGTTCACTTTGTCGACCATGAGCATCTGCTCGATCGAGGACGTGGCGGCGAACACGACAAAACCGTTCTGGTTCCAGCTGTACGTGATGAAGGACCGCGAATTCATCAACCGCCTGATCGACCGCGCCAAGGCGGCGAAATGCGGCGCGCTGGTGCTGACCCTGGACTTGCAGGTGCTGGGCCAGCGCCACAAGGACTTGCGCAACGGCCTGTCGGCGCCGCCCAAGCTGACCATTCCCAACATCATCAACATGGCCACCAAGCCGCGCTGGGTGGCGGGCATGCTGGGCACGCAGCGGCGCGGCTTCGGCAACATCGTCGGCCACGCCACGTCCGTGTCCGACATGTCGTCGCTGTCGGCCTGGACGCAGCAGCAATTCGACCTGAGCCTGTCGTGGGCCGACGTGGAATGGATCAAGCAGCGCTGGGGCGGCAAGCTCATCATCAAGGGCATCATGGACCCCGAAGACGCGCGCCTGGCCGTGGAAAGCGGCGCCGACGCGCTGATCGTCTCCAACCACGGCGGGCGCCAGCTCGATGGCGCGCAATCGTCGATCGAAGCCTTGCCGGCCATCGTCGACGCCGTCGGCAGCCAGATCGAGGTGCACATGGATGGCGGCATCCGCTCGGGCCAGGACGTGATCAAGGCCGTGGCCCTGGGCGCGAAGGGCGTGTACATCGGCCGCCCCTTCCTGTACGGCCTGGGTGCCATGGGCGGGCCGGGCGTCACCAAGTGCCTGGACATCATCCGCAACGAGCTGGACCTGACGATGGCGTTTTGCGGCTTGCGCGACTTGCAGCAGGTGGACAAGAAGATCTTGCTGCCGGGGACGTTTTAA
- a CDS encoding AAA family ATPase translates to MHATSSTAVSPAPTLHLVCGKIASGKSTLSARLASAPHTVRISEDSLLAQLYPGQIASLADYVACAARLRAAIAPLALQMLQAGVSVVLDFPANTPASRAWMRELFQQAGTPHVLHYLDVPDEQCKARLRQRNASGLHPFSTSDAQFDDITRHFVPPEASEGFHVVRIAA, encoded by the coding sequence ATGCATGCCACGTCCAGTACTGCCGTTTCCCCCGCCCCTACCCTGCACCTCGTGTGCGGCAAGATCGCCTCGGGCAAATCCACCCTGAGCGCCCGGCTGGCCAGCGCGCCGCACACGGTGCGCATCAGCGAAGACAGCTTGCTGGCGCAGCTGTATCCGGGCCAGATCGCCAGCCTGGCCGACTATGTGGCGTGCGCGGCGCGGCTGCGCGCGGCCATCGCGCCTCTGGCCCTGCAGATGCTGCAGGCGGGCGTGTCCGTTGTCCTCGATTTTCCCGCGAACACGCCGGCCAGCCGCGCCTGGATGCGCGAACTGTTCCAGCAGGCGGGCACGCCGCACGTGCTGCATTACCTCGACGTGCCGGACGAACAATGCAAGGCGCGCTTGCGCCAGCGCAATGCAAGCGGACTGCACCCGTTCTCCACCAGCGATGCGCAATTTGACGACATCACGCGCCACTTCGTGCCGCCCGAGGCTTCAGAAGGCTTTCACGTCGTGCGGATAGCAGCTTAA
- a CDS encoding CPBP family intramembrane glutamic endopeptidase translates to MMPTASRQGLHLGMPLAIIALAVWLGLTVGGRWLESAIRAPVAATVTGGIGLSWALAAVFALALLRASDRRRAAGLCAPQPWKTLWLVWPPLLYALLMLLLAWAGGWPQPRVLLIVACNTALVAISEELMFRAILLQGMLDRYAVWPAVLMSSALFGLSHTANGPATGDVSGALWQAVAAFLQGIAYAAIRLRTRSIWPMVLVHGLWDYALVTATLPHPAEDGVSILPYIALLAVLPLCLYGVYLLRPSQRAALAPADAAA, encoded by the coding sequence ATGATGCCGACCGCATCCAGGCAGGGCCTCCATCTCGGCATGCCGCTGGCCATCATCGCACTGGCCGTCTGGCTGGGCTTGACCGTGGGCGGCCGCTGGCTCGAGTCCGCCATCCGCGCGCCCGTGGCCGCCACGGTCACCGGCGGCATCGGCCTGTCGTGGGCGCTGGCCGCCGTGTTCGCGCTGGCGCTGCTGCGGGCATCGGACCGGCGGCGCGCGGCGGGCCTGTGCGCGCCGCAGCCGTGGAAAACGCTGTGGCTGGTCTGGCCGCCCCTGCTGTATGCGCTGCTGATGCTGTTGCTGGCCTGGGCCGGCGGCTGGCCGCAGCCGCGCGTGCTGCTGATCGTGGCCTGCAATACGGCGCTGGTGGCCATCTCGGAAGAGCTGATGTTCCGCGCCATCTTACTGCAGGGCATGCTGGATCGCTACGCCGTCTGGCCGGCCGTCCTGATGTCGTCGGCGCTGTTCGGCCTGTCCCACACCGCCAACGGCCCGGCCACGGGCGACGTCAGCGGCGCCCTCTGGCAAGCCGTGGCCGCCTTCCTGCAGGGAATCGCGTATGCGGCCATCCGCCTGCGCACGCGCTCGATATGGCCCATGGTCCTCGTGCATGGGCTGTGGGACTACGCGCTGGTGACGGCGACCTTGCCGCACCCGGCCGAAGACGGCGTATCGATCCTGCCCTATATCGCCCTGCTGGCGGTGCTGCCCCTGTGCCTGTACGGCGTCTACCTGCTGCGCCCCAGCCAGCGCGCGGCCCTGGCGCCTGCCGATGCCGCCGCGTAG
- a CDS encoding sensor domain-containing diguanylate cyclase produces MHAVKDAADKEAANTDAVPAQPEVLRQHKRPVTALASIAFFVMCAMLLSMTVWIVWSSREVRLREAKATTENMARTLAAQAYMELEIADVMLDDIVEQIRHDGNMDASGERLQSRLEQLPRNIAEITGVFIFDRQGEWLASSSGAGRDGNNSDRDYFTYHKTHAQPGSHIGAPVLSKSSGQWVLPVSRRVASADGSFAGVVLVTLGLASFERIYDSLNLGKLGTAFFALDDGTLIYRRPFQAELIGMDISSGAILRAYRETGPVGTAMMTAKVDETERLYSYRHLQRFPVIVAAGLSKEDIFAEWRWLSTQIVLASLAAGAALIYLFRKVMRQIAVRDRIEASLRQASTQLQRANADLAARASQDGLTGLANRRCFDETLAHELNRAQRSGHAVSLIMLDVDFFKKFNDQYGHVAGDACLQAVAGAVARSVGRAEDLAARYGGEEFAVIMPGTGAAGARDVAEAIRAAVEALQLPHAASANGVVTVSLGAATLRPGQERRTDSSELIREADALLYQSKNSGRNRVSTEAPAA; encoded by the coding sequence ATGCACGCAGTAAAGGACGCAGCAGACAAGGAAGCAGCCAATACCGACGCCGTCCCGGCGCAGCCCGAGGTCTTGCGCCAACATAAGCGGCCGGTGACCGCCTTGGCCAGCATCGCCTTTTTCGTCATGTGCGCCATGCTGCTGAGCATGACCGTCTGGATCGTCTGGTCTTCGCGCGAGGTGCGCTTGCGCGAAGCGAAGGCGACGACGGAAAACATGGCGCGCACCCTGGCCGCACAAGCGTACATGGAGCTGGAAATCGCCGATGTGATGCTGGACGATATTGTCGAACAAATACGCCACGACGGCAATATGGACGCTAGCGGCGAGCGGCTGCAATCCCGGCTGGAACAGTTGCCCAGGAATATAGCGGAAATCACGGGCGTCTTCATCTTTGACAGGCAGGGAGAGTGGCTTGCCAGCTCGTCCGGCGCGGGGCGGGACGGCAACAACTCCGACCGCGATTACTTTACCTATCACAAGACACATGCGCAGCCGGGCAGCCATATCGGCGCGCCGGTGCTCAGCAAATCGAGCGGGCAATGGGTCTTGCCCGTGTCGCGCCGGGTGGCATCGGCGGACGGCTCGTTTGCCGGCGTGGTGCTCGTCACCCTGGGGCTCGCTTCCTTCGAACGCATCTACGACAGCCTCAATCTTGGCAAATTGGGCACGGCATTCTTTGCCCTCGATGACGGCACCTTGATCTACCGGCGGCCGTTCCAGGCCGAGCTCATCGGCATGGATATTTCGTCGGGCGCCATCTTGCGCGCCTACCGCGAAACAGGCCCGGTCGGCACGGCCATGATGACGGCGAAAGTGGACGAGACCGAACGGCTGTACAGCTATCGCCATCTGCAGCGCTTTCCCGTCATCGTTGCAGCGGGGCTATCGAAGGAAGACATCTTTGCCGAGTGGCGATGGCTGAGCACGCAAATCGTGCTGGCGTCGCTGGCGGCTGGGGCGGCGCTGATTTATCTGTTCCGCAAGGTGATGCGGCAGATTGCGGTACGCGACCGCATCGAGGCCAGCCTGCGCCAGGCCAGCACGCAGTTGCAGCGCGCCAATGCGGACCTGGCGGCGCGCGCTTCGCAGGATGGCTTGACGGGGCTGGCCAACCGCCGCTGTTTCGATGAAACGCTGGCGCATGAACTGAACCGCGCCCAGCGCAGCGGGCACGCGGTGTCGCTGATCATGCTCGACGTGGATTTCTTCAAGAAATTTAACGACCAGTATGGCCACGTGGCCGGCGACGCTTGCCTGCAAGCCGTTGCGGGCGCCGTGGCCCGCAGCGTCGGCCGGGCCGAAGACCTGGCGGCGCGCTACGGCGGCGAAGAGTTCGCCGTGATCATGCCCGGCACCGGCGCCGCGGGCGCGCGGGACGTTGCCGAAGCCATCCGCGCGGCCGTGGAAGCGCTGCAACTCCCCCACGCGGCCAGCGCCAACGGCGTCGTCACCGTCAGCCTGGGCGCGGCCACGCTGCGGCCCGGGCAGGAGCGGCGTACCGACAGCAGTGAATTGATACGCGAAGCCGATGCATTGCTGTACCAGTCGAAAAACAGCGGCCGCAACCGCGTCAGCACGGAGGCGCCAGCAGCATGA
- a CDS encoding c-type cytochrome — protein sequence MKIVFIAALGMLSLVQTSPAFAENINGKNLFIQRCSMCHGADIKGTGPLANKSNPPTPDLTTSAFRKRLKDYPGVIVSSVILRPNGDLIPKTLKENGVKVAPYAWRVQDFRDLNQYMSGVIAKSR from the coding sequence ATGAAAATAGTATTCATCGCCGCACTGGGAATGTTATCGCTGGTTCAAACGTCGCCCGCCTTCGCGGAAAATATCAACGGGAAAAATCTCTTCATACAGCGCTGTTCCATGTGCCACGGCGCAGATATCAAGGGAACCGGGCCATTGGCGAATAAAAGCAATCCTCCGACACCTGATCTGACAACATCGGCTTTCAGAAAACGCCTGAAGGATTATCCGGGCGTTATCGTGTCATCGGTAATACTGCGTCCCAATGGCGACTTGATTCCAAAAACGCTGAAAGAGAACGGCGTAAAAGTAGCGCCGTATGCCTGGAGGGTGCAGGATTTCCGCGATTTGAACCAGTACATGAGTGGCGTGATTGCAAAAAGTCGATGA
- a CDS encoding GNAT family N-acetyltransferase — translation MAYTKTITTERLILRKPQPSDEADLFAMHSDPEVMRYFSEPPWQDASIAASKLAEDIAAFEREDYFRFAVTLKATGEYIGSCSLFSEHRQNRRAEIGYALARPHWGKGYMQEALTGLLEYAFVERDLNRLEADIDPLNTGSASALERQGFNQEGFLPERWIVAGQVSDTALYGLLRRTWEARRKGAA, via the coding sequence ATGGCCTACACGAAAACCATCACCACCGAGCGCCTGATCCTGCGCAAACCGCAACCATCGGATGAGGCGGACCTGTTCGCCATGCATTCCGACCCTGAAGTGATGCGCTATTTCAGCGAACCGCCCTGGCAAGATGCCAGCATCGCCGCCAGCAAGCTGGCCGAGGATATCGCCGCCTTCGAGAGGGAAGACTACTTCCGCTTCGCCGTCACGCTGAAGGCGACGGGCGAATACATCGGCAGCTGCAGCCTGTTCTCCGAGCACCGCCAGAACCGCCGCGCTGAAATCGGCTACGCGCTGGCCCGTCCGCACTGGGGCAAGGGCTATATGCAGGAAGCGCTGACGGGGCTGCTGGAATACGCGTTCGTCGAGCGCGACCTGAACCGCCTGGAAGCCGATATCGACCCGCTCAATACGGGGTCGGCCAGCGCCCTGGAGCGCCAGGGTTTTAACCAGGAAGGCTTCTTGCCCGAGCGGTGGATCGTCGCCGGCCAGGTCAGCGATACGGCCCTGTACGGCTTGCTGCGGCGCACATGGGAAGCGCGCCGCAAGGGCGCCGCGTGA
- a CDS encoding SMI1/KNR4 family protein, which translates to MSVQDIDAVQRALGCALPAHYLHFLQGWQERLLGAQVLLYGADSLMERNATYETPLSCPGYIAIGDDSGGRAVMLALDGEDRAVYLVGHGSMQRDDFELAAADFAAWLAADCPVD; encoded by the coding sequence GTGAGCGTGCAAGACATCGACGCGGTTCAGCGGGCGCTGGGCTGCGCCTTGCCGGCGCACTATCTGCACTTTCTCCAGGGCTGGCAAGAGCGCCTGCTCGGCGCACAAGTGCTGCTGTATGGCGCGGACAGTTTGATGGAGCGCAATGCCACCTACGAGACGCCACTGTCATGCCCCGGCTACATCGCCATCGGCGACGACAGCGGCGGGCGCGCCGTCATGCTGGCGCTCGATGGCGAGGATCGCGCCGTCTACCTGGTGGGGCATGGCTCCATGCAGCGCGACGATTTCGAGCTGGCCGCCGCCGATTTCGCCGCCTGGCTGGCGGCCGATTGTCCCGTCGACTGA
- a CDS encoding GNAT family N-acetyltransferase: MQAADLPMSEHPLVTFRHLVRDDARAWHAYLDDPAVIEHTSWDLRSIDDLLPNFDGYESADPCSPVRLAVVLREGGQLVGTIGFNAVSPQHRTAEIAYDLAPAIWGQGVATAIVASLVDWGFRRLGFLRIQATVLESNSRSLRVLERCDFAREGYLRSYRQIRGRSGNFWLYARIAEAR, from the coding sequence ATGCAAGCTGCCGATCTGCCCATGTCCGAGCATCCGCTGGTGACCTTCCGCCACCTGGTGCGCGACGATGCGCGCGCCTGGCATGCATACCTGGACGATCCCGCCGTCATCGAGCACACGAGCTGGGACTTGCGTTCCATCGATGACCTGCTGCCCAATTTCGACGGCTACGAATCGGCCGACCCGTGCTCGCCGGTGCGGCTGGCCGTGGTGCTGCGCGAGGGGGGCCAGCTGGTCGGTACCATCGGCTTCAATGCCGTTTCCCCGCAGCACCGCACGGCGGAAATCGCCTACGACCTGGCGCCCGCGATATGGGGGCAGGGCGTGGCCACGGCCATCGTCGCCTCGCTCGTGGACTGGGGTTTCCGGCGTCTCGGCTTCCTGCGCATCCAGGCGACCGTGCTGGAGAGCAATAGCCGCTCGCTGCGCGTGCTGGAACGCTGCGATTTTGCCCGCGAAGGCTATCTGCGCAGCTACCGGCAGATTCGTGGAAGATCCGGCAATTTCTGGCTGTACGCGCGCATCGCCGAAGCTCGATGA